GGCCAAAAAAACCCGACACGGGAGACGGCCGAAAGGAGCGAAACGCCGATGACGACCCTGGCCGAGAAAATGGCGGCGTTTGCTCACCGGTTGTCTTTTGATGATCTGCCGCGCGACGTGGTCCACGAAGTCAAGCGGCGTGTGATCGATTCGATCGGCTGCGCGCTCGGGGCGTTTGATTCCGACCCCTGCCGTATCGCCCGTACGGCAGCTCGATTTGTGAAGAGCCGTTATCCGGCGACC
This window of the Nitrospiria bacterium genome carries:
- a CDS encoding MmgE/PrpD family protein, with product MTTLAEKMAAFAHRLSFDDLPRDVVHEVKRRVIDSIGCALGAFDSDPCRIARTAARFVKSRYPAT